A stretch of Leptospira hartskeerlii DNA encodes these proteins:
- a CDS encoding NAD(P) transhydrogenase subunit alpha: MEQFVSYLTIFLIAVFVGIEVINRIPPLLHTPLMSGSNAISGITVIGAILTLHTTNHWIIQVLGFIAIVAATVNVIGGFVVTHRMLGMFKKKD, from the coding sequence ATGGAACAGTTCGTAAGCTACCTGACGATATTTTTAATCGCAGTGTTCGTAGGAATCGAGGTCATCAATCGTATTCCTCCTCTTTTACATACCCCTCTTATGTCAGGCTCTAACGCCATTTCAGGGATCACAGTCATCGGAGCGATATTAACTCTTCATACTACCAATCATTGGATTATTCAAGTATTAGGATTTATCGCGATCGTTGCAGCAACCGTCAACGTGATCGGAGGGTTCGTAGTAACTCACCGCATGTTGGGAATGTTCAAGAAAAAGGATTAA